The Arachis hypogaea cultivar Tifrunner chromosome 14, arahy.Tifrunner.gnm2.J5K5, whole genome shotgun sequence DNA window TCAGTATCCCAACAATAGTCTACAAATTAATGCACAACTAGATGGTATTAGATATTAATACCAAAACCTTGTATTCCAGTTCAAGTGGGATAGATAGAGGAGTTAGAAAAGAGAAGGTCTTCAAACCAGAACATTTGGAAATAGTTTAAGACTTTTGGGGCCATTAAGGGTTATAATGAGTAGGGTAAGATAGAATTTagaatcaactttaattttatttatgaattgaaatttttatataaactcaatctTATCGTATCTTTGGATCGAGAATATTTTAATCCTAACTTTAACTGTTCTTAATCTACGGGTATTTTCGATCCTATCTGTGGGTTACAAAaaagatataatattattatataacttgatgataatttaaaatagaattgaattttgtgtaaaaaaattactaataaattattaattaattatatttttttagtggttaaaaattttttgtatttagttAGAAGTCTTTagttcaacatccacttaaaatatatttttatataaatatataacatatagaTATATAGGATGTgggttggtcgggtagggttgagaCTCAATTTACATCCTATCCAATCCACACGAAAATCTTATCTACTGCAGATTGGATTGACAATTCTACCCGATCCAGCGAGATCGGATTAGGTATATGCAGATAGAGTGCATATTGGCACACTTATTAATGACTAATTCATTTGTTCTAAATTTAAAATTGCCACATGTCTAGTGGAAAgctattttaatttgttagtggGTTCAGAAACCAATTCACTAAgcctttaattaataaaataaaataaaatacaatgagTGGTGAGCTTAGGTGATGGTTGATTGCACAATTCATGATAATACTGTAATAGAATAGAACTAAGCTGGGCCATCCCATGAAAGAGTATAgagtttttctttttccatagAGTTCGTGTAACACTTCCTTTTGTTATACATTTTCatggtttttgaaaggtttgttAATTAATGTCTCTGTCTGTTTTgttgttctctctttttcatttCATGTGTCTCTgactttttctcaaatttttaatGTCTTTATCTATCTGTTAATctgttatatatatatcttgttctGTTTCGGAAAAATGATAGAGTAGGTCCCATCCCATGTGATTTTGTTCAAATTGCATgaattaagtttatttttatatactatttttttattttgttataagttGGGTTGGCCTAATAGTTAGCTTACTAGTATATTTAAGTAAATATCGAAGATTTAAATCTCGTTTTGTATATGTAGTAATTTATTAAGTAACAACAAATTCTTAAATAGAAATCTGATCCATAATGAATTAGTCTTTAGTCTATCGaactaaaaatactataaaaaaactaaaaaaaaaaattttactataaatactaaaaaaatattttgctacaaattaaatcataaatcaataagagattttttttgtttattattataaCAATTTTAGCACTAATAAATATGTTACAATACTCTGCTAGTTGAGTTTTTATCATATCTTATATACAGAGTTACCCCTAAATTTAGAGATGGCAATCGAGTGGGACAGGAGATCAGAAGATGTCTCTTTGCTTTTGTCTTCGCTCTCAGATTTGCTCTCCATCttcacttttaattcttgttgtgAGGAAATAttgttttccattttcatttttttggGTTTCATTTTTCATGGAAATCctattttctatttctctctatattaataatttatatgaaaattttaataaaaaataataaaatttacaaaatattattataacatataaatagaatattattataaaaaataaaaattttactaaccAAACTTTGGTCTCAAAGTTTAGATTCAAATATCATTACCCGATTTACTTCTAATAATATGGTTGAATTAATTGAGGCATTGAAGTTTAATTTGAACCCAAAACATTTACACTAGGTTTAATTTGTGAACTGAATAAGATGAATAGTGTGTTATCTCAATATTAAAAGTGTGATACATCTGTATTATTGATACAAAAAGAATATCTAGTATTTATAGTCCTATGTTAGTGAAAATAAGCaagttatatttattaatatgagaattatttagataaaaacatctaaaatattttttaagatattttttattaaataaaatttaatatatataattcattaaatcgattatacatgtttaattttaattattaaaaattttttaaaaaaatattttagatatttttatgtaaataactCCTTATTAATACAGCCTAACCTTTTTCCTTACAGCTGTTCTTCTCAATATCCTATTTTGATGTTTATCAAAATTTGCAATATGTGACAAATTTagtgcttttttctttttttaattttacttttcatATTTAGACTTTTGTTTATATATTTGTTCACTAATATCTATTTGATAGTTACATACTATATTCATTCCATGAGATTTAACTAATACGAGaaataattttagaatcataaaaagaaaaacgaaaaaattaaaatactccATTTTCTCCCAATTATACTCTCTCCAATAGTTGCATTGTCATGCATGTCACAAGTTCCTAataaccataataataataataacaacgatGATAACAAAATGAATTTTACTAAAAAGACAATGAAAAATTTTGACAATGTGAATAATGAACTGATTATTAAGCTCAATAGAAATGAAAAAGTGAACACCACTCCACAAATTATCCTAAATTCAAAAACTCCCATCCAATTATTTTACAAAAACAACAATCCAAACTCTAATTACAAATTGTTTTCACTCCCAAATCATTTTTCTTCTCCAGACAGTAACTACCCTCCGACATTCTTCACTGACCATCCAACCCTCAGCGGCGTTCAGCTTCGGCCCCAGTCCACCAGCCTCTCTCGCGTGTGTCTGTCTCGGTCGCCGGCAGCCAACAGGTTGGACGGATGTCTCCTTCCCGCCGCGGGTCTTTGAGTCATCCGCCGGCAGCCCGCGTCGAGGCAGGCCTTCCTCGTTTTGGTCGCGCGTCCCTAGTGCCTAGTTCGCCGCTCTCTCTCATGCCGATGTGCAGTCTGTGGGTCGCGTCCTGCCATCACTGCCCTAGCTTCCCAGTCCGTCGCACTCGTGACAAAAAAACAACCATATACGTAACCAATAATAATAACCATCCGACTACGTATAGAGATGAACATTCGACTTTTACGAACAAAAAATAATCATCAAATTACTCACTAAAATAACCATCTGTCTCCTGTATATCGCGGATGAAGATGCTGGGACGATGAAATCCGCCAGGAGAGCTACACGGCCGGCGTGTAGGGGGCTGCGTGAATGATGCAACGTGCGCGAAGGGGTGCTCGGACGTTCGTGGTGGGCAAGGCGGCGTCGACTGGTGTACCTAGCAGCGATGGATCAGCGAGATGGAAAGAGAATGAGAGAGAAGAAGGCTCCAAAACACTAACTTCACATGTGGAGAGAGAGAAATAAGTAACTGTccttatctaatttttttaattcaaaataaagaattattaaaaattaattatcatatgattttaatcttttttttcattctattgttcacattattcactaattaaatttattatctccctatactttctctaacgaaattttttacttttatctttttaactaatatttttaggATATACTTTAGCTAACCAAAATAGCAATAAGTAGTGATGACTATAAATTCCTTGCTTCAAAGTGACATATATAAGTGGTGGTGAAAGCTCAAGAACATGGTTAATACACTCAAGCAAGTTATTCTTAATCCAAATCTAAATCAAGCATACACACACACGTGCATGCACCAGTGAATCCACAGTAGCTTAATCTTCTAAGTCTCATCCAACTTGCCcaaaatactattttatttagaACAAATTATTGCAAGTTATTCGAATAAAattatttctctttatttattcagttgatattaattttttttaacagaaaTTAGTGTTATATTCGTGCAACACGTCGAGTGTTATAATATATATtcattctttatttattttcatatatattaaACATGCAATTTATCAattcatatattaataataataataatagtgtaaAGTTCTATATGTATGTCCGATCCTAATTAAATTAAGCTAAGATAATTGAGaaccaaaaattaattaaagatctCTATATAAATAGTGTGATTGGGGTGTGCTAATCAAAACACGAAACATAGGAATTGAATTTGAGGAAGCTaagataattaattaagaatGTTGAACTGGGGACCAGTGCTAGTGTCGGTGGTGCTGTTTGTGTTATTAACACCAGGGTTGTTGTTTCAGGTGCCTGGGAGATCAAGGTGTGTTGAATTTGGTAACTTTCAAACAAGTGCTGCTTCCATTCTCATtcactctcttctcttctttggtCTCGTTTGTGTTTTCCTCATTGCCATTAGAGTTCATCTCTACACCGGCTGAAAATTATTGgctatttttatttcattatttgggaggaattcattttatggtttaattactctactgGTCCTATAGTTTcagaaaattttcaattaggttcctatacatttttttttttaattgagtccttacaccaatttttttttttaattggtccctacactttttttccttttatttaggtccctgtaccaattcttttttttagttggatccctataaaattaagccaattactacta harbors:
- the LOC112740225 gene encoding uncharacterized protein; the protein is MLNWGPVLVSVVLFVLLTPGLLFQVPGRSRCVEFGNFQTSAASILIHSLLFFGLVCVFLIAIRVHLYTG